Proteins encoded by one window of Dreissena polymorpha isolate Duluth1 chromosome 11, UMN_Dpol_1.0, whole genome shotgun sequence:
- the LOC127849674 gene encoding uncharacterized protein LOC127849674, with translation MAVTKTRIEFGKGTAGGSTYTRWGRTTCSATGTLTVYSGYAAGSHYTHQGAAVNYLCLTKEPLWSRFDASLQHGAPVYGAEYEFDGRNRVTFFDREITDHDAPCAVCESPRSQVLMIPGRNKCLAGWTLEYQGYLVAGDIDHVAASEFICLDANPESLPNDSGNTDGKVFYFAEARCGGSLKCPPYVNGRELTCVVCTK, from the exons ATGGCAGTGACCAAAACACGCATTGAATTCGGTAAAG GAACTGCTGGTGGATCAACTTACACCCGATGGGGAAGAACGACGTGTTCCGCAACCGGGACACTAACCGTATATTCGGGTTACGCGGCAGGAAGTCATTACACGCACCAAGGAGCTGCCGTGAACTACCTTTGTCTCACCAAAGAGCCGCTGTGGAGCAGATTTGACGCCAGCCTACAGCACGGAGCGCCGGTTTACGGGGCCGAGTATGAGTTTGATGGGCGGAACAGGGTCACTTTCTTCGATAGGGAAATAACCGATCACGATGCTCCATGCGCCGTGTGTGAGTCTCCTCGTTCGCAAGTGCTGATGATTCCGGGTCGCAACAAATGCCTGGCCGGATGGACCTTGGAGTACCAGGGATATCTCGTGGCAGGCGATATTGATCATGTGGCCGCTTCAGAGTTCATATGCCTGGACGCCAATCCCGAGTCACTGCCAAATGACTCGGGAAATACTGACGGGAAGGTGTTCTACTTTGCAGAAGCGAGATGTGGAGGGTCCCTGAAATGTCCGCCGTACGTCAATGGGCGAGAACTGACGTGCGTTGTTTGCACGAAATAA